The nucleotide sequence GAACAGTACAACAGTTCTGACAGGAAAGGCTTCCAGACAGTATGGGTTTTGTACGAGTGAGACATAAAAGTTTCCAAGGCGTCTGTTGCATTGTTATATAATGTAGAAATGGGGGCATCTCATTGTCTTGGGTGGagatttagcaaaaaataaaaaattaatcagCCTTGCATCATGTTGTGTCAGTATTGCCATCTTTTTTACAAGGCTGAATTAAAAAGATATCCATTTTCaattactcattttcaaaacCATGCCACAAGTTGTAATTCATTTTACAGCTGTAATCATCCCACACATTAGTAATTGAATTTCCACCAACCTTTCGGTTACATAGACAATATGAATTTCATCTGCATGCCATGTTGTCAACCGAGTATGACAAAGGTGTGGCAGTTGCCATTTGCTGTAgaataaaactgtttattttaaactTAGCATAAATATTCTCATTTTAAGGCACATGCTAACAACATCATCCATCACCcctttaaaactgaaagtgtcaaGGCTTATAAGTCACAGTTTATCCACCCTGGAAAGTTCCACGGCCCTCCTGGCCTCCTATGCAAGCTGGCACCCAACCAGGTACACTGGCGTCAGATATTCTGTTAAGTGTTATTGAGATTAGGAAAACAAAAGCTCTGCTTATCTGTTATTAAACAGACCTGAATACTTCTCAGCACCACAGCAGATAGCATTACTCCAATGAACAGGAAAGGGCACCTGTTAGTAGACTTACCCATAATTTAAAGGGTGGTCGGATGGACTGCGACTGGCTTGCTGTTTTTGGCAAAGCTTCCCTGTCTGACGCAGTTATTTTGCTGGGTTAATGATTTAACCTGTCGACCTCCCATTCACGCCAATGCAGAGGCTGGAACTATGAAGTATAGCTTATGACTCAAGCACTGTAATACTCGCAGGAGGGACTCTAATGCTTCTCTTCAGATGGAGTCCCTCAAGGCCCTGTGTTGGGGCACTTTTTGATCTGATTGTATTTTCATACAGTACCTTGTACCGAAACAACCAAGTATTTAACATGACCTGACAACAAAAGGGAGTTCTCTTGAATGATCATTCTAATTTGTGCATCTTTGCAAAAATGACCACAATAGCCAAAGAGATATTTCTTACCTCTGCTGAAGGACTGTGTTCTGTTATCGTCTTAAAGTATTCTGATGTGTTTAGCCTCTTTTTGTTTGCTCGTGAGTGCGTTTCGGAGCGATGCTGTCTACCCAGTGAGGGCTATGCTGTCTGAATCTCTCCACCTCTGTTCCACCCTCCCTTATTCGCTCACTCTTCCCCTCCCTTCTTTTGCTCTGTAATAAACAGAGAACACGTGTCCTTTTGGATGATGCAGCCTGAGCCATACCAACAGATGAGAGtgagacagggagagagaaagagtaatCACAGAAAGGGACAGAGAAGAGGGACacacaaggagagagagagagagagagagagataagaaaTTGTATACAGGAGAGGAGTGAAAAAATACTGAAGGGCAGACAACCAAGGAACCAAGGAGACAGAGTggagaaagaaacagagagacagGGATACTGAGTAAAGCCTGAAGGCTTCGAATGAATGGCTGTCCAATTAGACCACAAGTGGTAGCTCTGTACAAATGATTCTTACACTTCAGGGGGAAGGACAAATTTGGCAGGATGAGCTTTTATTAAGTCAGCTTTTACTAGAAACTGTTCTCTCAAGATTATAAACACATACTCATATACCCACCCAAACACTGCTATAACAAACCTACACACTTAATTATCACAGCATGAATCGAGGACAGACACATACGCCCATGCATGTGTTGGTACAAAACAGTTTTCTTCTTTGTACTATTTCACTTTTCTCAGAAGACTACTTCTAATGTTAGTCAAGGATTCTTGCACTAAAAACAGCCTCTCCCTAACTCTTGGAATTGTCTGTTTTTGATACTATACCTTCTATAGCTAAATTGTCTCAATGTACTAAGGCAGTCAAGGGTTCAAGACTGGTTAACATGGTCCAGTTAGCCAGTCCTGTTGGAAGATACAGTAACTACACCAATAAAGAAAATTCAATGAATTGTCATTCAATAGAAGCTGCATGACTAACTACATAtttttgatattacatttattgtaatattgACAATGATGATAATACTGATGGATATGACAGAGTGTGATAATCACTTGTCATTTGCAAGATGCCAAAAGCATTGAGTCATAGTAAATCATTATCATAATTAACAAATCCAAAGGatggaaaaactaaaaaaaaaaaaaaaaaaaaacactttccttTTTTCCCCACTACGGTCCACTGTCTTTAATATTCTTTAACGCATTAGCAATAGAAATGTTGCTGACTAGTCTCCCTCAGCCAAGTAGATTCTGGCTGGAAATTGTAAGAAATTTTGAAATGGCAATAAAACTTTCCCTGGCAACTCTCAGGGTCTTTTGCTTTTGGAAAGTCCATATAACCCACTATAGAGCCAGAATCAAGAATCTAAATAACCTTTTCTCATTATCTTGTTGGCACAGTTGAAAAGCCAAGGGGGTAAAGGGAGCAAATGCCAACCCACTAAGATTcctacatttttacaattaaaaatcaaatgaaatttGCTTGGATTTGGTGACAGGTTCATCCATGGCAGCCTCCTGTCAATATTTGAGAAAGATGTTAAAGCCAACCTACAGTATTTCAGCACACTTGTTGAGTTGACTGAATGAGAGATGTGATGTCACATACAATCAACTCACATTATTCTGCAGCCTTGCATATTCTTTGCTAAAGGCTGCTACTGCTCTTCAACTTAAAACTTGTTAATACACTAGCTCAAACCAGCCCCAAATTATTATGTTTAGCTTCATTAGGAGTTATGGACTAGTTATCACTACATACTGTACAATACAGTGCAACATAGTATACATTTCTACCTGCTTCATTGTTGCAAATTAAAGACGGTCACATTCTTGGCTCACAATCTTGCAGGCTAATTGACCCTTATTTGTCCCTATATTAGCTCTGCGATAAGGAGAAACCAGGTCAGTCGCCTTTTTTGGAAAGGTCTAGAACAGTAGATGGACCCTAGCCAGGTTTTAAGTGGTGAATTGGGAGAAACCTGGCAGCGGAGTGACCACAGTTGATACGCCAAACACGTTTTGAGTCCTTGTTTATCTGATGTTTGGTTGTCTGTACGTGTGCCAATGTGACAACCTTAAACTGCTCAGTAAGACATAATCAAGGCACGTGCTATCACAGAGACAACACAGCTGGCTCGCTGCAATGTGAAGAGTGTCAATATTGTACATCTCTGTCTAGAGTATAGATGGGTCAGTATAAGGAGTGTCAGAGGACTATGTACAGTAGAAGTAGACAAAATCCTCATTAGAACTCAACTGAAACTTTTATTCATTTGCTTGAAAATGGACAGGCAACAAATCGAGACAACTGCCATGCCTTATGTGGCCTCGTAGTTTTCACTTGCACATAGGActactaaataaatgtatataaattgaGATTATAAACTGAGATTATATGTAGATTACAGTATTACATTTAGTTCTACAATTGTTGAATACAAACTTTTCAGTCTGTTCTTTGCATTGATGATGGAGAATCAACTTTATTTTGTGTGATTTGAGTAGCTTATAAAGAAATGATCCTTCCTGTGCCAGCTATCACCACCTTGTTGTTGAATCCCATGTAACGCATGCTTGAATCCAGAACTGGATTTTGtctgaaacaaaaataataaaacataatttgacattaacAAGAGGTTAAGTTAGAAATGCACTTACTAAATGGGTTACATATTGCTCAAGGACACAACGATGACAGCCACACACCAAACCCCAAGAAACACCAAGATTGCAACTTTCTTCAAAGACAGTGTGTGGTGGCCCATGAAAATATAAATACCACAAGCTCTAggttgttgctatgcagttgctaaggtgtttcagCACATAAATTGTCTCAGTACATGCTTACGTATAAATTGGATCCTGTCTGAAACACGATGCTTCTTATATGTGGTGATCTGCCACTCGAATGAAGAGAAAAAGAACACTAGAGATAAACAGCTGAGCTATGACTCATTCCACCATTATAGCAGGAATGAAGGAGAACAGGTCACTTGACAGatatttatggattttttttctcatcagcCTGAACGCACTTGTCTGTCAAAAAACAAAGGTGAGGAGAGAGGTAGTGAGacaaaaagacataaaaacacaGGAGAAGACACCATTTTTTGCACATCCAACACTTGCTCAGCCTATTTATAAAAGGCGGGTCACTCTGCAGTGAGCAATACTGCAAACAAAACAGACGAATGAGGCATTGCAAGTAGCTGAGAAAGAAAAGGGCAATGTCTTCCAATACCCTATCCATTCCGACATCAAACATCAGCAGAACTTCCACAAGGGTTGTTCTGTATGAAAATGCAAAGAAGACAGAACTAAGTcgaaaaaacaaaactgaacaaaTTTGCTAAAGGACTCACCTGTTTGGGCATGTTGGACCACTCAGCTCATTTAAATTGAAGGTGCATCATATGTAAATCTTATTCCATCTGTAGTGTTTACAAAAGATCTGATTACTAATAGTTTGAAAATAAGGTCATTGTTAATAATTGGCTAGCAACAGCAAGTGGTACAAATAAAAGCTATATGAAATGTTCCATATGACATTAACCCAAATACATTtgtgaaaagaaaaatcaaaggAAGACTTTGCCTCCTCATTTTAGAAGTCCACCACAGGTTCCAccatcaaaaatattaataagggGGGCATATAACACTGTTCTCAACCTCCCACTTACTTTAGTGCACAGGCTTGTTTGAGCCGGTGTTTCAGAGTGAATGCAAACCCAGTCGGGGAGAGATTAGCCACATCTGAAGAGCAGCGCGGGGGCGTTAGCTTAGATATGGCTAATCCTGAcacctctgtttctctctccatctctcactcTTTTGCCTCTGAGTCGTGTCTGTTCTTTTCAAATGAGAAGGTCTGAAATTGGGCTCAATGGAACAGTTAAGGCgagaagccaaaaaaaaaaagctcaaagaCAGATATGGGAACACTAGTGGATACTTTTCCTCCAACTCTGTTAAAAAGAGATGCAACACAGTGAGCTGAGGACAGATAAGATCTGAAATCATTTGCAGGATTCTCATACAGTCTAAAACATGAATAATTCTGCAACAAATTAGAGGTCTATTGAGAAAGGAAGAGATTATGGAAAGATGTCAGTGCTTTTTTCAGAAATGCTTTAACTTTTTGggtttacattaaaatatgttcaGCGTtcctgtctttctgtgtgtgtgtgtgtgtttattcaaaTGAAATGCAATCTTAAGGCACAACGCAATGTTCTAGTACCAGTGTCTACTCAATATGCAGTGTTGCTACAGAGACAGTGCTACTGTAGATACATTCATTGTGCTTGCATACAATCTCTGTTAAAGTCTTGATTTGGTAATGAACTGTAGTTGTCTAATACTGCACACTGGACTACATCTTCATAAAATAATATTGCCTATGTGTCTGCACTTAAAGAAACACCTTGCATGCACTGTAAATCAGTAAGCTATAAATGCCACAGTCACAGttcttaataaaaacagactattaACAAGGTTATTTGGGAGTAGTTGGGTCAGTTCCATGTTCAAACTACTTAAGAGTAGTACATCTATCTCTAGCTCATGCCAGAAAAGCCACACTGTGAATCCAGGTCAGGAGTGATTCATTGAGCAACAACAAGAAATGGTAGTGTTCTCGGAGACACAGCATGGGTCATGATGAAACACTTGACACCACTCACTAGGAAGCTAAGGAATGGTAACATAGGATTTTTAACTCTGTATGTCAAGTGAAGagaataatatttaatgataGATTCAGTGtcatttaacttttaaaagatagcattgctgtgtggtttctaaaatgttacaattattttaGTGCTGTGTAGTTTCTATTATGTTGGGTGGGTGCTTGCAAGCCCAAGAAAACAAGTACCTTGATCAAGGGCACAAGTCATGGCTTTTACCTTGTGGAATTGAATCAGCCTTCTGGTTAACGTTGCCCTCAACCACTATCCAACACTGTCCTAAAAACGAGAGAGACAACTGTAATTTACTCTTTGCCaacattaatgcttttatttactgTCTGAGTATGTATGGTTATTCAATAAAGTCACTGACCTTTTTGTAATCAAGCCACCAAATGATGTAACGACAAGAGAACTGTAGGGCAATGAGTGACTTTTCTTTAGTTTAGACCTTTCAGAAAGTCAATAAATCCCTCTTGCCCTACCCAAGCCAACTCAGCTGAGGCTGCAGAGACAACAAAGTCGATATGACCATCCCAAAGGGACATATCAATAACTTCCATTACGAAAACTCGGATGAGGTCATCCACATCGGCTGACCCAAATTTTAAACATGAACAAGCAGCTAGGACTAATAGGCATGCTCATTAAAATAAAGACGACAAAGACATTCGAAATCTGATCCTGAAGAAAAGAGATTCCTAGTTTAAATATGCATAAGATAAAGAGGTTTGTTTTCAGAGGGGAGAGAAAGTTGCACCGAAGTGTGGAGACATGCGGTGATTTGATTAGTCCTTGTGTTGACTGATGCAAATAAGGCTCGCTCACACACAGTCACGAACAGCCTGATGACATACAAATGTTACCTCAGAAATTCTAAATATAAGAGCTCATGGATTATCAGAACCAGCACTCTTTATATGACGGCATAAATGTCCACTTATGTTTCAGTCTCTGAACACCAGAAATAATCTTtgttaaaatgtttcagaaattgACATCCATAACCTGCAAACTCAAAAACTCCCCAGGctacgaaaaaaaaaacacacacacacagacgaaaCCTGGTCATTTCATCTTTAAGATGAGTAAATGGAAGAATCTGTAATTGCTTTATAAAAAGCACAtctctgggaaaaaaaaatacttatttgtaaaGATAAAGAATTAATGACTTTTATGACATATCAAGGAAGAAACAGAgtgaaaaaatagaataaattgaTTTATTGACCATATACCAATTTGAAATCATGtttatacacaaaaatattacagtaaaaagtTCACAAGCAATTAACACAAGTCTCtcaataacacaaacacacatgcatgtgtcCCACTTTCTCACACTCGCAAGAAAGTGTTCTCAGTTCTCCTTCGTAATCTTTCGGTCTTTCAGGCCTGCAGGTCTgtcattttcctctttctgtaGTTGATAACTAGACTAGAAGCAGTGAGGTGAGAGGACCGGCCCTTTTCCCACAGTTGGAAACTGTTTAGTCCACTCTGGCCTGCCTTAAACAAGCTCCTCTCTAAGCAGTCCAAGCGCTCCACCAGCGCTGATGTGTCTTCATTGTAGGCATTCTGGGACGAGTCCATGGTCCGACGGAAACGACCGATGAATGTCTGATAAGACAGATGGGGACAGTATATAGATTTTAGGATACAGGAACATAGGATACAGTCAGGAACAGTTGCAAAATAAATATCTAGTTTAACAAgcattatatatgaataaaaacagcagCAGAAGTGATCAAAACAAGTAGACTccatgactaaaactaaaagacATTTGCTATTTGCAATTTTATAGACATTACAGAAGAATTCAGCCATATCTTGCTCAAAGTTCAAAGCTGTTTGTTGCATTGAAATAATCAATACACAGTACTAGCTATTTAAAGCCCTAAACTATGCCCTGAATGTTCCCTGATGAAACACTATAGAACTGTACGTCCTCTTCAAACTGGCATATCAGTCTGCCCAGCAACTGGTCAGTCCTAGTAATGATTTTAAACGTACTGCTCCCTCTATTGGTTGAAGTAAGAAACAGAAGATGCATTATTACACATTGCTTAGTTATTTAACTGACATGATTTCAGCATGTGAAGCTGTGTACCCTAACAGCAAGCTAGCTTTCTTCTAACCAACCCATTACTAACAGGTTAAGGTAAATGAAACAACTCATCATATCTTATATGTTTAACATATGATTTAGCTTGAATGTGCATGCTTTTTACAGCCATAATTGTTTATTGTGTGACTACCTATCTAGACATGCTCACCTGGAGGATGGTATTCGCAATCTCTGGGTTTTCTGGGCTGTCAAAATGTAGCAACTGGGAGCCTAAACCATAATAATACGGCCCCATTTTGTACAAGTCTACAACAGAGGGATCTGCCCCGAACACTGTTCTCCAACCCTCACGATACACCTTTGGCAGCTCCATGGACAGCACTCGCCTCTTCCTTTCATACAGACCCTTGGCCAGCCACAGTGGCATCTCCATCTTTGTGccctgaaacattaaaacacaagTATAAATCAATCACGTACAAAACATGTGCCAAAAGACAGAACCTGTTTCTCATATGAAGTTAAAATTAGGCacccatattatatatatatatatatatatatatatatatatatatagttagggACTTATGTTTAAGGTTCAAAAAGGTGGAAAATTCCAGTAAATTTTCAGAAACATTACAGAAGTTTTGGAAACTCTCCAGGATTTTGGGGAAAATTTCCACCTCTTTGTAACCCTACTTAGCCTATATTTAATGAGTATGCAAAACACTTTCTCTCCATGCAACTCAGACTTTTTCTGACCCAATATCAGTGTTAATATAATTTCTGTCATGAATATTTCCACAGTGCCATTTGTATTTGTAACAGTCTGTGGCGAACATAACAGTTACGGAAATTATAATTTGGCTAACAAAAGAACTTGTCCTTTTATCTTCTTAAAGCGAACATCGTAGTTAACGTAGCATTTTATAAAACAgacatattttcaaaattttgCTTAAATTTAGCACAACTTAAGGAATGTACAGCTTGCTTGCAAATAACGACCAAAAAATCCCAGAAGagatataaatatgaaaataaaaaaggtagtaAATGCTTTTATagccatt is from Carassius auratus strain Wakin chromosome 25, ASM336829v1, whole genome shotgun sequence and encodes:
- the gins3 gene encoding DNA replication complex GINS protein PSF3, with product MESQSYMPVPPGIGMEENYFSLDDILLSHERLPCRTESAFPRLGFLEKSSETRDIPEGTKMEMPLWLAKGLYERKRRVLSMELPKVYREGWRTVFGADPSVVDLYKMGPYYYGLGSQLLHFDSPENPEIANTILQTFIGRFRRTMDSSQNAYNEDTSALVERLDCLERSLFKAGQSGLNSFQLWEKGRSSHLTASSLVINYRKRKMTDLQA